The DNA window ATCATCGAGGGTTGGCTGATGACCAGATAATCGTTGTTGCCCCACAGCTTTTCGCCGCCGTAGTCGGCCGCGGTCGGTTCCAGCATCTGGATGTTGGTGCCCATCGCGCCATCGAAGACCACGATGTGATCGCGCACGGCTTGCAGATAGCGGTCGTTGGTAAAGGGTATCGGTTTCAAGGAATGCATCCTCATGAATTAGCGTGATTGTTGGAGCCTGCGAGCGGCTACGAGGGTGATTATACAGTGAGCAGGGCCAGGCGTCAACCGTCCCAGGTGAGAAGGGCGTATTTCAGTCTTGGGGCACAGCCCACGAATGGCAGCACAGTGCGCACCTACTACCAGAATCGGCAGACGGCGATGCTGGACGAACGGCCACGAATTGCACGAATTGACACGAAGGCAGAAGCTCGATTCGTGCAAATTAGTGAAATTCGTGGCAGAGAAAGCTGGGCGGACTTTTGCCACGAATTGCACGAATTGACACGAAGGCAGAAGCTCGATTCGTGCAAATTAGTGAAATTCGTGGCAGAGAAAGCCGGGCGGATTTTTGCCACATAGAACACAAAGAGCGCAAAGACGCCGCCAATCTGCGAATCTTCTGCCGTTGCTTTGTGTTCTATGCGTTCCTTGTGGTCAATCGTCTGCCCAATTCGGAATTGCTACGCCCAAATTTTGCCTCTTGACAGAGCGCCGCGGCCGTGGTATGCTGTGAGCAGCCACAAGCCTGCCCCCCGCCTTCCGAGTCGCCTCCCGCCTTCGGAAGTCCCTGGCGAGAGTTCTCTCTCCCGCCCGCGACCTCCTTCAGCAGTCAGGAAAATGTCCCTGACCCCATCCGTTTCGATTGCTGCACGAAAGGAGTCCGTTGTTATGTTACGCTGGTGTTCCTCACTCTTTCATCTCTCTTCACCACACCTTCCTGTCTCGCGGCTGGCGGCGCGTCCGCTGCTGGTCGTCCATCTACTGGTGGTTTGCAGCCTGCTGTTCTCAGCCGTGGCTGCGGCTGCCCCCCCCCCTGCAAATAAACACCGCTGCTAAGTTCATGTCCCCTGGTCCTCAGCCCGATCTGATCTCCGTCCCCGCGAGGATGCCGTCGCCTGCGGTGGCAGGTGGCCGAGTGCTTGCTGATCCTATGCAAGGGGCCTCACCTCTCTTTCTAATGCACACGGATCCTGTACTTGGACTCACGTTGCATTACCCGAGCCAGTGGAATCTCATACACACTCCCACAGACGTCCCCTTGGTGCCGGGGGAGCTTCGACCTTATGTGCTCACTCTATACCCCCCGGGAAGTGATCCTCTGGACGACAACCGGATCGATATAGCCTTTTTCTTGTTCGAGATAGCATCCGAACAGGATTTGCAGACCTGGAGTAATGCCCACATTACCATTGGTCGCCCGCAATTGCCCGACACAGAAGTAGTCCGGAGTCAAGTGCTCGTAGATCCAGCCGGTGTTCTCAGACGGGTTCTTCACTCCTTGCGCACAACCGAAATCGGCCCATCGCAAGCCGTTGAGCTCACGCATGGCAGCCTGGTTCTGTCCATCAGCACCTATACCCACGCTGACTATATGACTTCGCTGCTAGACATGATTTCCGATTCTATTGAGTTCGCACCAGGCGCCCCGAGGAACCTCAACGAGCTTTTTGGCCGCAACGAGTCATGGCCTTCGCTGGAAAGCGTCGTTGAGGCCAATCGGCTTCAGCCTGCTCCAACGTGCGATCTGGCGTGCCGCGACGCCCAGCTTGAAGCGGGTCTTCCTGTGCTTCCATCTGTTTCTCCTGATCCGGGTTTTGCTGAATACGAGAGGCGATTTTACGAATGGTTCGATAGCCACCCAGTTCTGCGGGGAGTAGATGCCCAGACCGTACAGCCCGAGGGGGATGTACAATCCTCTAGAAAGGCTCTGCCGGCCAATTGGTGGAGCCCAATCCATCTCGGCAGCGGCACTGTGAATGTCAATTGTACTTCTGACAAGCATACGGGCAACGCTGGGTTCGCCTTGGACATTGGAGTACCGACCAACACCAATGTGTATGCTGCACAGGCCGGGCAGGTGATGTATCGTGACTGGGACTCGTCTGGCTACGGGTACCGAATGGACGTCCACACCTCGGTGAATACGGCCAATGAGAGCCGCGTGTATCGCCATCTCTACGCCCATCTGACGAGTTTCAATGTGGCACTGAACGACAACGTCACGCGCGATACCATCATTGCGAAGTCAGGCGCAACCACTGGTCCCAACCCGCCGCCTGCGACCCCGCCCG is part of the Candidatus Amarolinea dominans genome and encodes:
- a CDS encoding M23 family metallopeptidase, translating into MTSLLDMISDSIEFAPGAPRNLNELFGRNESWPSLESVVEANRLQPAPTCDLACRDAQLEAGLPVLPSVSPDPGFAEYERRFYEWFDSHPVLRGVDAQTVQPEGDVQSSRKALPANWWSPIHLGSGTVNVNCTSDKHTGNAGFALDIGVPTNTNVYAAQAGQVMYRDWDSSGYGYRMDVHTSVNTANESRVYRHLYAHLTSFNVALNDNVTRDTIIAKSGATTGPNPPPATPPVPIAPHLHFHINLHNASTDAVDASPLLGFVPMTTYPNSGATCGTIYPLNSAQSLRIIEPVAFTERYQPRSDHYWFCYQSDSLTSQRTTECFMKGMPNNGQGWNANPWDYWLSPELRYANVSFKQTGRYYIWVCGLGGTVNDDSLHMGRDDYPYDTSREITGYASASWQWQSIKMNGARPYLDVSEGERVINIWMREDGMRIDRVLLTRQVGYNPTGNIRCGGY